Proteins encoded in a region of the Panthera tigris isolate Pti1 chromosome B2, P.tigris_Pti1_mat1.1, whole genome shotgun sequence genome:
- the ZNF292 gene encoding zinc finger protein 292 isoform X1 produces the protein MADEEAEQERLSRGGGGCVAELQRLGERLQELERQLRESRVPAVEAATEYCQQLCQTLLEYAEKWKTSEDPLPLLEVYTVAIQSYVKARPYLTSECENVALVLERLALSCVELLLCLPVELSDKQWEQFQTLVQVAHEKLMENGSCELHFLATLAQETGVWKNPVLCTILSQEPLDKDKVNEFLAFEGPILLDMRIKHLIKTNQLSQATALAKLCSDHPEIGTKGSFKQTYLVCLCTSSPNEKLMEEISEVDCKDALEMICNLESEGDEKSALVLCTAFLSRQLQQGDMYCAWELTLFWSKLQQRVEPSIQVYLERCRQLSLLTKTVYHIFFLIKVINSETEGAGLATCIELCVKALRLESTENTEVKISICKTISCLLPDDLEVKRACQLSEFLLEPTVDAYYAVEMLYNQPDQKYDEENLPIPNSLRCELLLVLKTQWPFDPEFWDWKTLKRQCLALMGEEASIVSSIDELNDSEVYEKAVDYQEEIKETSMNGLSGGVGANSGLLKDICDEKQKKREIKQLRERGFISARFRNWQAYMQYCVLCDKEFLGHRIVRHAQKHYKDGIYSCPICAKNFNSKETFVPHVTLHVKQSSKERLAAMKPLRRLGRPPKITTTNENQKTNAVTKQEQRPIKKNSLYSTDFIVFNDNDGSDDENDDKDKSYEPEVIPVQKPVPVNEFNCPVTFCKKGFKYFKNLIAHVKGHKDNEDAKRFLEMQSKKVICQYCRRHFVSVTHLNDHLQMHCGSKPYICIQMKCKAGFNSYAELLTHRKEHQVFRAKCMFPKCGRIFSEAYLLYDHEAQHYNTYTCKFTGCGKVYRSQSELEKHLDDHSTPEKVLPPDDQLNSSGDCVQPSKVNQNTEVSIEKERSMLPSENNIENALPAERNDAWDKSKTVSAVTKQDQISASELRQADGPLSNGLENPVTTPLLQASEVAVSIKVSLNQGIEDNFGKQENSTVEGTDESLVTNLHTPVEDTCNDLCRPGFQERKEQDCFNEAQITQNPLVNSETLKIGDLTPQNLERQVNNLMTFSVQNQAGFQNSLPASKFECGGNVKTSSSLYNLPLKTLESITFVPSQPNPSSSLGTPSVPPKAPGQKFSCQVEGCTRTYNSSQSIGKHMKTAHPDQYAAFKMQRKSKKGQKSNNLNTPNNGKFVYFLPSQVSSSNNAFFTPQTKANGNPTCSNQLQHVSPSIFPAHLASVSAPLLPSVESVINPNIPSQDKNEQGGGIICSPMENLSTTALPAQMEDLTKTVLPLNIDSGSDPFLPLPAESSSMSLFPSPADNGANSVFSQLENNTNHFSSQIEGNTNSSFLKGGNGENAVFPSQVNVANDFNSTSAQQSAPEKVKKDRGRGPNGKERKPKHNKRAKWPAIIRDGKFICSRCYRAFTNPRSLGGHLSKRSYCKPLDGAEIAQELLQNNGQPSLLASMILSTNAVNLQQPQQSTFNPEACFKDPSFLQLLAAENRSSTFLPNTFPRTGVTSFSTSVSQEGSEIIKQALETAGIPSTFEGAEMLSHVPAGCVSDAAQVNATVMPNPAVPPLLQTVCHPNALLTNQNRTPNSKTSSIEECSSLPVFPTNDLLLKTVENGLCSSSFPNSSGPSQNFTSNSSRVSVISGPQNTRSSHLNKKGNSASKRRKKIAPPLIAPNASQNLVTSDLTAMGLIAKSIEIPTTNLHSNVIPNCEPQGLVENLAQKLNNVDNQLFITDVKENFKTNLESHTVLAPLTLKTENGDSQMMALNSCTTSINSDLQISEDNVIQNFEKTLEIIKSAMNSQILEVKSGSQGVGETSQNAQINYNIQLPSVNTVQNSKLPDSSQFSSFIGVLPAKSNIPQSEVLHKEDQIQEILEGLQKLKLENDLSTPASQCVLINTSVTLTPTPIKPIPNVTVVQPVSEMISNIQFSDKVNKPFVCQNQGCNYSAMTKDALFKHYGKIHQYTPEMILEIKKNQLKFAPFKCVVPTCTKTFTRNSNLRAHCQLVHHFTTEEMVKLKIKRPYGRKSQSENLSAPRIAQVKRQLTMTEENKREFQPALELGAMKENALSNTAVIPEKQLVEKKSPEKTESSLQVITVTSEQCNTNSLTNIQTKGRKIRRHKKEKEEKKRKKPVSHSHEFPTRYSPYRPYRCVHQGCFAAFTIQQNLILHYQAVHKSDLPAFSAEIEEESEAGKESEEIETKQTVKEFRCQVSDCSRIFQAITGLIQHYMKLHEMTPEEIESMTASVDVGKFPCDQLECKSSFTTYLNYVVHLEADHGIGIKGNKTEEDGIYKCDCEGCDRIYATRSNLLRHIFNKHNDKHKAHLIRPRRLTPGQENISSKANQEKTKSKHRGTKHRSGKEGIKMPKTKRKKKNNLENKTAKIVQIEENKPYSLKRGKHVYSIKARNDALSECTSRFVTQYPCMIKGCTSVVTSESNIIRHYKCHKLSKAFTSQHRNLLIVFKRCCNSQLKETSEQEVDKNDVKNSDTCVSESSDNSRTATVPQRETEKNEKDEMDELTELFITKLINEDNASVETQAHTSSNVSNNFQESNPCQSEKQKTSNLKRVNKEKNVSQNKKRKVEKAEPTSAVELSSTHKEEETAVAIQTTEEHPASFDWSSFKPMGFEVSFLKFLEESAVKQKKNSDKDHPNSGNKKGSHSNSRKNIDKTAVTSGNHVCSCKESETFVQFANPSQLQCSDNVKIVLDKTLKDCTELVLKQLQEMKPTVSLKKLEVHSNDPDVSVMKEISLGKATGRGQY, from the exons gtAGCTCATGAAAAGCTGATGGAGAATGGCAGCTGTGAATTGCATTTTTTAGCTACTCTAGCTCAAGAGACTGGGGTGTGGAAAAACCCGGTACTGTGCACTATTCTTTCCCAGGAACCATTGGATAAGGATAAAG tgaatgaATTTTTAGCTTTTGAGGGTCCCATCTTGTTGGATATGAGAATTAAACATCTAATCAAAACCAATCAGTTAAGTCAAGCAACTGCTCTAGCAAAGCTGTGTTCTGACCATCCAGAGATTGGTACAAAAGGTAGTTTTAAGCAAACTTACCTTGTTTGTCTTTGTACATCATCACCAAATGAAAAGTTAATGGAAGAG ATCTCAGAAGTTGATTGCAAAGATGCACTAGAAATGATCTGTAACTTAGAATCTGAGGGTGATGAAAAAAGTGCTCTTGTCTTATGTACTGCATTTCTATCACGTCAGCTCCAACAAGGAGATATGTACTGTGCTTG ggaACTCACTCTCTTTTGGAGTAAATTACAGCAAAGAGTAGAACCATCTATACAAGTGTACCTAGAAAGATGTCGTCAGCTTTCTCTGTTAACCAAGAcggtgtatcacattttcttcctgATTAAAGTTATTAATTCTGAG ACTGAAGGGGCTGGACTTGCCACCTGTATAGAACTATGTGTAAAAGCCCTTCGTTTGGAATCTACAGAAAATACTGAAGTGAAAATATCTATTTGCAAGACCATTTCCTGCTTGTTGCCTGATGATCTGGAAGTTAAACGTGCTTGTCAACTGAGTGAATTTCTTCTTGAGCCTACAGTAGATGCATATTATGCTGTGGAAATGTTGTATAACCAGCCAGATCAGAAATATGATGAAGAAAATCTTCCAATACCAAATTCTCTACGCTGTGAGCTCTTACTGGTATTGAAAACTCAGTGGCCCTTTGATCCAGAATTCTGGGATTGGAAAACCTTAAAACGACAATGTCTTGCATTAATGGGGGAAGAAGCATCCATTGTGTCTTCAATAGATGAACTAAACGACAGTGAAGTTTATGAGAAAGCAGTAGACTACcaggaagagataaaagaaacTTCTATGAATGGACTTTCTGGTGGAGTTGGTGCTAATTCTGGCCTTCTCAAAGACATCTGTGATGaaaagcagaagaagagagagataaaacaaTTAAGAGAGAGAGGATTTATATCTGCTAGGTTTAGGAATTGGCAAGCCTACATGCAGTATTGTGTGTTGTGTGACAAAGAATTCCTTGGTCATAGAATAGTACGACATGCTCAAAAACATTACAAAGATGGGATTTACAGTTGCCCTATATGTGCAAAGAACTTCAATTCAAAAGAAACTTTTGTCCCTCATGTCACACTGCATGTTAAACAATCTAGTAAAGAGAGACTAGCAGCTATGAAACCATTAAGAAGATTGGGGAGGCCACCTAAGATCACAACTACTAATGAGAATCAAAAGACTAATGCTGTGACCAAGCAGGAACAGCGGCCTATAAAAAAGAATAGTCTCTATTCAACAGATTTCATAGTATTTAATGACAATGATGGTTCAGATGATGAGAATGATGACAAAGATAAATCTTACGAGCCAGAAGTGATCCCAGTCCAGAAACCAGTACCTGTTAATGAATTTAATTGCCCTGTAACTTTTTGTAAAAAGGGctttaagtactttaaaaatttaatcgcTCATGTAAAGGGACATAAGGATAATGAAGATGCCAAGCGCTTTCttgaaatgcaaagcaaaaaagTTATTTGCCAATACTGTAGACGGCATTTTGTGAGTGTTACTCATCTTAATGATCACCTACAAATGCACTGTGGCAGTAAACCATATATCTGTATACAGATGAAATGTAAGGCTGGTTTTAATAGTTACGCAGAGCTCTTAACACACCGAAAGGAACATCAAGTCTTTAGAGCGAAATGTATGTTTCCTAAATGCGGCAGAATTTTTTCAGAAGCTTACTTACTATATGATCATGAAGCACAGCATTATAATACCTATACTTGTAAGTTCACAGGTTGCGGTAAAGTTTATCGTTCTCAGAGTGAGCTAGAAAAGCATCTGGATGATCACAGTACTCCTGAAAAAGTGCTGCCTCCTGACGACCAACTTAATTCATCTGGAGATTGTGTTCAGCCTTCTAAAGTGAATCAGAACACAGAAGTGAGCATTGAGAAAGAGAGGTCTATGCTTCCTTCAGAAAATAACATTGAAAACGCCTTACCAGCAGAGAGAAATGATGCTTGGGATAAAAGCAAAACAGTATCAGCTGTGACCAAACAAGACCAGATTTCTGCATCAGAGCTCAGGCAAGCTGATGGACCATTGTCAAATGGTTTGGAAAACCCAGTGACTACTCCTCTGCTTCAGGCCAGTGAAGTGGCTGTGTCCATTAAAGTGTCCCTCAATCAGGGGATTGAGGATAACTTTGGAAAGCAAGAAAACTCAACTGTGGAAGGCACTGATGAATCATTGGTCACAAACTTACATACACCGGTTGAAGATACTTGTAATGATTTGTGTCGTCCAggttttcaagaaagaaaagaacaggattGCTTTAATGAAGCCCAGATAACTCAGAATCCTTTAGTAAATTCAGAAACCCTTAAAATAGGTGACCTTACCCCACAAAACTTAGAAAGGCAAGTGAACAACCTGATGACCTTTTCTGTGCAAAACCAGGCAGGATTTCAAAACAGTTTACCAGCTTCTAAGTTTGAATGTGGAGGTAATGTTAAAACATCATCCAGTCTTTATAATTTACCTCTTAAGACATTGGAAAGTATCACATTTGTTCCATCACAGCCCAACCCAAGTAGTTCTTTAGGAACTCCATCAGTGCCTCCAAAAGCGCCAGGTCAGAAATTCAGTTGCCAGGTTGAAGGATGTACTCGAACCTATAATTCTTCACAGAGTATTGGGAAACACATGAAGACAGCACACCCTGACCAGTATGCGGCATTTAAAATGCAGCGCAAAAGTAAAAAAGGTCAAAAATCGAACAACTTAAATACACCAAATAATggcaagtttgtttattttttgccatcACAGGTGAGCAGCTCTAACAATGCATTTTTTACACCACAGACCAAAGCCAATGGGAATCCTACTTGTTCAAATCAGTTGCAGCATGTCTCGCCTTCCATTTTTCCAGCTCATTTAGCAAGTGTGTCAGCTCCACTGTTGCCCTCAGTGGAAAGTGTCATAAATCCAAATATACCTTCTCAGGATAAAAATGAACAAGGTGGTGGTATTATATGTTCCCCAATGGAAAATTTATCTACTACTGCCTTGCCAGCACAAATGGAAGATCTAACCAAAACAGTTTTGCCTTTGAATATTGACAGTGGCTCGGatcctttccttcctttaccTGCAGAAAGTAGTTCAATGTCTCTTTTCCCTTCACCAGCAGATAATGGGGCTAATTCTGTTTTTTCCCAGCTGGAAAATAATACAAATCATTTTTCCTCACAGATTGAAGGAAACACCAATTCCTCCTTTCTAAAGGGAGGCAATGGTGAAAATGCAGTTTTTCCTTCGCAAGTCAATGTTGCAAATGACTTTAATAGCACCAGTGCCCAACAGTCTGcccctgaaaaagttaaaaaagaccGTGGGCGGGGCCcaaatgggaaggaaagaaaacccaaGCACAACAAAAGGGCCAAATGGCCTGCAATTATCAGAGATGGGAAATTTATCTGTAGCAGGTGTTACAGGGCTTTTACTAATCCCAGATCTCTGGGTGGACACTTGTCTAAGCGATCTTACTGTAAACCACTGGATGGAGCAGAAATTGCTCAAGAACTTCTACAGAATAATGGACAGCCTTCTCTTCTTGCCAGCATGATTCTCTCCACAAATGCAGTAAATTTGCAGCAGCCGCAACAGTCTACCTTCAACCCAGAAGCGTGTTTTAAAGATCCATCATTCCTGCAACTTCTTGCTGCTGAAAATCGCTCATCAACATTTTTACCAAATACATTTCCCCGGACTGGTGTGACTAGCTTTAGTACCAGTGTTAGTCAAGAAGGAAGTGAAATTATTAAACAGGCTTTGGAAACTGCTGGCATTCCCAGTACGTTTGAGGGTGCTGAAATGCTTTCTCATGTTCCAGCAGGTTGTGTTTCAGATGCAGCACAAGTAAATGCAACAGTGATGCCAAACCCAGCTGTGCCACCCCTGTTGCAGACTGTATGCCACCCAAACGCCCTGCTGACAAACCAGAATAGGACACCAAACTCCAAAACTTCCTCCATTGAGGAATGCAGCAGTTTACCTGTTTTCCCAACAAATGACTTACTACTGAAGACTGTTGAAAATGGTTTGTGTTCTAGTTCATTCCCTAATTCTAGTGGGCCATCACAAAATTTTACCAGTAACAGTTCACGTGTTTCAGTTATAAGTGGTCCTCAGAACACAAGGTCTagtcatttaaataaaaagggaaacagTGCTtcgaagagaagaaagaaaattgcccCTCCCCTAATTGCACCCAATGCTTCCCAAAACTTGGTAACAAGTGACTTGACAGCAATGGGACTTATAGCAAAGAGTATTGAGATACCAACCACTAACCTCCATTCAAATGTAATTCCAAATTGTGAGCCTCAGGGTTTGGTGGAAAACCTAGcacagaaattaaataatgttGACAATCAGTTATTTATTACTGAtgtgaaagaaaactttaaaaccaaTCTTGAGTCCCATACGGTGTTAGCTCCTTtaacattaaaaactgaaaatgggGATTCCCAAATGATGGCTTTGAATTCATGCACAACTTCAATAAATTCTGATTTGCAGATTTCTGAAGACAATGTTATACAAAACTTCGAAAAGACTCTTGAAATTATTAAAAGTGCTATGAATTCTCAAATACTAGAGGTAAAAAGTGGATCTCAGGGTGTTGGTGAAACATCACAGAATGCTCAAATAAATTATAACATTCAGCTTCCTTCAGTAAACACTGTACAAAATAGCAAGTTACCTGATTCTTCTCAGTTTTCCTCCTTCATAGGTGTATTGCCAGCAAAAAGTAACATTCCTCAGTCTGAAGTATTACATAAGGAGGATCAAATACAGGAAATTTTAGAAGgcttacagaaattaaaattagaaaatgaccTGTCCACTCCAGCATCTCAGTGTGTACTAATAAATACATCAGTGACACTGACTCCCACTCCCATTAAACCAATCCCAAATGTCACAGTGGTTCAGCCAGTTTCTGAAATGATAAGCAACATTCAGTTTAGTGACAAAGTTAATAAACCCTTTGTGTGTCAAAACCAAGGGTGTAATTATAGCGCTATGACAAAGGATGCTTTATTTAAGCACTATGGTAAGATTCATCAATACACTCCAGAGATGATTCTTGAAATTAAGAAGAATCAGTTGAAATTTGCTCCATTTAAATGTGTAGTGCCTACCTGCACAAAAACATTTACAAGAAATTCTAATCTCCGAGCACACTGCCAGTTGGTCCATCATTTTACAACAGAAGAAATggtgaagttaaaaataaaaaggccttATGGAAGAAAATCTCAGAGTGAAAATTTGTCAGCTCCACGAATTGCACAAGTGAAAAGACAGCTAACTatgacagaggaaaataaaagggagTTCCAGCCTGCTTTAGAATTGGGAGCAATGAAGGAAAATGCCCTCAGTAATACAGCAGTGATCCCAGAAAAACaacttgtagaaaaaaaaagtcctgaaaaaACAGAAAGTTCTTTGCAAGTGATTACAGTTACTTCAGAACAATGTAATACAAATTCTCTCACAAACATACAAACCAAAGGGCGGAAAATTAggagacataaaaaagaaaaggaggagaaaaaacgCAAGAAGCCAGTTTCCCACTCCCATGAGTTTCCAACAAGATACAGTCCCTACAGACCTTATCGATGTGTTCACCAAGGTTGCTTTGCCGCTTTCACTATACAGCAAAACTTAATTCTGCATTACCAGGCTGTCCACAAATCAGATCTACCTGCATTTTCTGCAGAGATTGAAGAGGAAAGTGAAGCTGGTAAAGAAAGTGAAGAGATTGAAACTAAACAAACTGTGAAAGAATTTCGATGTCAGGTGAGTGACTGTTCTCGAATCTTCCAAGCAATTACTGGCCTGATCCAGCACTACATGAAACTTCATGAAATGACTCCTGAGGAAATTGAAAGTATGACTGCTTCTGTGGATGTTGGGAAATTTCCATGTGACCAGTTAGAGTGTAAATCTTCATTTACTACATATTTGAACTATGTTGTTCATCTTGAGGCAGATCATGGAATTgggataaagggaaataaaactgaagaagatGGCATATACAAGTGTGACTGTGAAGGCTGTGACCGTATATATGCAACTCGGTCAAATCTCCTCCGacacatttttaataagcataatGACAAACATAAAGCTCATTTGATTCGGCCAAGAAGATTAACACCTGGTCAGGAAAATATATCAAgcaaggcaaaccaagaaaagaCCAAGtctaaacatcggggtacaaaaCACAGAtctggaaaggaaggaataaaaatgcCTAAGACtaaacgaaagaaaaaaaataatttagaaaacaagaCTGCGAAAATTGTGCAGattgaagaaaataaaccttACTCTCTGAAACGTGGAAAGCATGTATATTCTATAAAGGCTAGGAACGATGCCTTGTCTGAGTGTACAAGCAGATTTGTAACCCAGTATCCATGTATGATAAAGGGGTGTACATCAGTTGTTACAAGTGAAAGCAATATAATTAGACATTATAAATGCCATAAATTATCAAAGGCATTTACATCACAACACCGTAATCTTCTCATTGTCTTCAAACGGTGTTGCAACTCACAATTAAAGGAAACTTCTGAGCAAGAAGTTGATAAGAATGATGtgaaaaattctgacacatgtgtATCAGAGAGCAGTGATAACTCCAGAACAGCTACAGTTCCACAGagggaaactgaaaaaaatgaaaaagacgaAATGGATGAGCTAACAgaattatttattacaaaattaataaatgaagacaATGCAAGTGTGGAGACCCAAGCTCATACCTCTTCAAATGTAAGTAATAATTTTCAGGAAAGTAACCCCTGCcagtcagaaaaacaaaaaacaagtaatttgAAGAgagttaataaagaaaaaaatgtctcccaaaataaaaagaggaaagttgAAAAAGCTGAACCAACATCGGCAGTTGAGTTAAGTAGCACacataaagaagaagaaactgctGTTGCAATTCAGACTACGGAGGAGCATCCTGCATCTTTTGACTGGAGCTCGTTTAAACCAATGGGATTTGAAGTATCATTTCTGAAGTTTCTTGAAGAGTCTGcagtgaagcagaagaaaaattctGACAAAGACCATCCAAATAGTGGAAATAAGAAAGGGTCCCattcaaattcaagaaaaaatattgacAAGACTGCTGTGACTAGTGGAAATCATGTATGTTCTTGTAAAGAAAGTGAAACCTTTGTACAGTTTGCCAATCCATCACAGCTTCAGTGCAGTGATaatgtaaaaattgttttagacAAGACTCTTAAAGATTGCACTGAACTTGTGTTAAAACAGCTTCAGGAAATGAAACCTACCGTCAGTCTGAAAAAACTTGAAGTACATTCAAATGATCCAGATGTGTCTGTTATGAAAGAAATTAGTTTGGGTAAAGCAACAGGGAGAGGGCAGTACTGA